The genomic stretch ATCCACACCACTTTataatctgcttttaaaaacttaataacaTTTCCCTTggcatcaaattatttttcatggttTTCCAATAATTCATCAAATGGATGCATTATTATTTACTTATCCAGTCCCTTCTTGTTGACCCTTCCTTCTCTGAATCACATCTCCTCTTCCTGCTGTTCTTCCTCATCCTCCTCAGCCCAAATTGCCTTTAGAAGCACTGAGGTGATGAGTATTGAAAGGAAAATGAGGCCTATAGCCCAGAGGTTGACTATCAACCAAACTGAAACTGATACAAGGAGGAAGGTGTGAGGCCTCAGTCACCAATGACATGGAATGAGGCAGAGATAACTGGATAGACTCTGTAGTGTAAAACACATTTCACCTCACTTTTGGGGAGGAATTTCTGACTCTAGGTGACACAAAGCTCAGGGGATAGAGCTAGAATTACTTACTTCCCAATACTACAATTTTTCTGCGAGTGTCTTCACTCAGGAAGGGCTTCATGAGGTTGTAGCCCACAGGGAACAGTTTGGTGGCTGgagagataaaaacaaagataatggAGAAGAAAATTATTCCATTGGGACACTCTCTTCATAATATTCATAGCCAATAATATGGAGGAGTCATGAATTGGAAAATGCCCTGCACCCACCAAACCATCCCCACAACTGGTCAACCAGCCAACAAGCAGCAAACTAACCAGCCACCCCGTCAATTATCCAATCTATCAACCAACGAACAAAACAGCCAATCAATTTACCCTCTAATCAGCCCACCAATCAGACCACCAACCAGTCAGCCAACCTACCAAATAACCATACAACCAACTAAAAAATCAGCCAACCAGAAAACCCATCAGCCTATTAAGCAACCAGTTAACCACACAGTCAACTGCTTTCTGCAGCCAGCCAACCATCCAAGATTCAGCCAAACACAAATCAGCCAGCCAACTAACCAATCTGCCAACTGGCTACTCACCTAGCACCCAACCAAAATACCAGCTGGTCATTCAATCAGTCAACCAAGCTAACAACTATCCAttaaatcaaccaaccaaccaaccaaccaaccaattaACTGACCAACTAACTACCCAACCAACCACCAGTCATTCATCTAGACAGCCAACCAACTGGCCAGTAAACTAGACAACCAACTAAccaaataatcaacaaaacaacCAATTAACCAGCCAACCAtcaaacatccatccatccttctatccgtCAACCCACTCAACAACACAAATACCTACTAAGCGTCCGCATGGTTCCAGGCCTGTGAAGGATACAACAGAAGTGGAAAATCAGAggccctgccttcaaggagcagACAACTCAGGGAAAAACCAGGATGAACACACACAAGACAACAAGAGACCTCCAGAAGGCAGCAGACAGGAAAGGCCAGACTTAGCTGTTCCAGCTGTCAGTGCCACAGGCAGTTTGGGAATGGAGAGATCAACgggggtgggagaaatgagaGAGGATTCCTGGAAGAGCTAGTATTGGAACTTCCTCTTCTTGCAGTAAGGCCAACCATAGAAATTACTATTGATGGAACATTTACTTTGTTCCAGGCACTCTAAGGGATTTGCATGCAGTCAAGCAACCAACCTGCCTCACTACTACCCAGGGAAGAAGGCACTTTTATTGTTCCCAGggtacaaatgaggaaacagaggcacaaaaAAGTGAAGTCATTTGTCACACACCTTTCACAATGAGCATGAACTTCAGGGTCTCCGGGTAATTCTCTTCTAGGAGGCCAAAGAACTGTGCAACCAAGAAAGAGCCCATCAGAGCCCACATCTCATCTCCAACCCCCATCGCCTTTGCAATCTCCCCTCTGGAGTGTCCAAAGGGCTAAGGAGGGATTCCTTTATTTCCATCACCTCCACTTGCCTCTGGAGGAGAGTTTTTCACTTCAGACTATTACAACCAcactctaataataataataattttcagaGTAAATCTTAAAGTAATAGTAGTATAGCAATAATAATGACCATTGTTTATTAAATGTTCATAATTTGTCAAGCACTGTGCACATACTTTATGTATCAACCCACTGGAATATCCCAACATCCCTTTGAAATGCAGAATATCAGTATTCCCATTTTGTaggggaggaaactgaagcatggGGGCATGAAGTGACTTGCTGGAGTCACAGAGCTAAGGATGACAGAGCTGAGAAGGTTTGGCAGAAGGTAGCCTCTACGGTCTCAGTGCAGTGTTGCCTCTGAGGCTTGTCTTTTGGGAAACACATTAAGGCCTTTGGGTCCTGAGTTGCAGTGCCAGAGCCCAGGAAGTCCACCCCCTTTTACCAAATCCTGGCTCTTGGTGAGCAACAAGATCACGGTAGACCACGCTTATCATTAAGGAAAGCAGGGGTTACCCAGGAGGCCCTCTCCTCACCTCTTGGTACACTTCCACCAGAGGTTTCCAGAAGTGCTTCAGTCCCAGGCCCTCACAGTCAAATATCATCACAATGGTCTCAATCTTCTTCCCCAGCTGCAAGGACAAAAGCAAAGACCAGTCCCAAGGTTCGGGGTACAGACTCAGAACTTAGGACATGGTGACCCTAGCATACGACCCCTCAATGATTCTCCCAGTCCCCTACTCTGTCCTCAGAGAAACAAGTGGACAAAACTGAATGCATTTACCCACACACgcacctacccatccatccatctatccatccatccatctgacCATCCATCCATTAATTGGCCCACCCATCCATCAATtaacccatccatccattcatacTACAATTCAATCATCCATTCATCTCTCTGTTTGTCCATtgatatttattaagcacatatTTTGTGCCAGACATGGCAAGTATAACATATAATACTCTTGTCCTCAAAGGGTTCACAGTCTGCTTGGAGAGACTGACAAGCAAGCAGGTCACTATAAGTCTTGAGGTACGTGCTGCAAATAAACAGCACCAGGAGCTGTGGAGACACACTTTAACCCAGACAGGGACCTCAGAGAAGGTGACCTCTAAGTTTGGGACCTGAACGATAGAAGGGGGAAAGCCAAGGGAAGTGTGGGAGGTAGCAGTGTGCTGGAGGGTAGAGTTATCCAAACAGAAGGAGCAGTAGGGGCAAAGACACAGAGGGATTAACAGTAACTAGTACTGTTGAGAAACATGCATGAGGCTCTGTGTGCTGGGCCATACatttgcattatctcatttaatctttgcaaacattattcattattattcttGTTCTGTAGGTAAGGAataagctcagagaggtgacatgaCTCTCCAAAACCACACAGCTAGGACGCAGCAGAGCTGCTGAAATAGTTTGACCCCAGAGTCCTCTGACTGTGATAGCAGAGAGCACAGAGTGTTCTTGGGACTATGTCCCTTGGCAGCCTCACCTGCACCCAGCTGcgcctcccccccctcccccgctcagcCTGGGCCTTACCCGCTCTGTCTGCAGGTCACACTCATGCAGGATGCGCTCGCAGTCCCTCATCTTGGTCTTAAGCAGGTCCTGCTTGGTGACCGAGAAGAGCAGGCCCTTTGGGTCAAGCGGCCCAATGATGTCGTACCACACCGGGCAGCCGTCCCGGTCATAGCCGCACAGGCCTCCAGGCATATACTTCTGGATCACCTGGGCATGAAGAGACACACAGTACTTGGTATTAGGCACCTTGCCATTATGCACCTTGGCATTATGAGACCCCCAGACTAGGCTGACCTGGCTGGTCCAAGCCTACACACAGCATGGTACAAGCACTGTCCCTTCCTTGAAGGGTGGCACTATTGTCCAGGTGAGAAAACTAAGGGACTCTGAGGGGAGGGCCTTGCTTAGCGTGAGTACATGGCAGAGCCAGGCCTCAGCTGGGCCTGGCTGAAGGCCTCTGGACTCCTtaattctgcccccccccaacatcTCCCACGTCCTTTCCATTGAGAGAAGTTGGGCTTAGTGATGGAAAACATGGCTTCTGAGGGTCAACATACTTGGTTCAAATAGAGACACAACTGCTTCCTTGCTATGCATCCTTGAACAAGTGACACTACCTCTCTGAGTCCCATGccacttcctcttctgtaaaatggttTGGATAATCCCTCCCTTAGGAAAAGTCCCCAACATCATGTTGGcaaagcacagtgcctggcccagagtgTATGCTCTACAAATGAATCTATGCCCATTGCTTTACTAAAGTGCCAGTGGTGGGACTGTTCTCTCCAACAACTTGGTGGGCTAAGTTTCTTTCCCACGCAGACAGGATGCTTTGAGCAAGGCCCTAGGGGTGAAGGCTCAGAGGCACAAGCTAACTGTGGTGGTAAAGAACCAGTTTCatgaattcaaatcccagctcgaCGCTGGGGCTGTGGGATTTTGGGAAGCATGCTTAACCTTTGCtggacctcagtgtcctcatctgtaaaatggggacaattgTGCCCACCTCGCTGAGTTGTGATGACTAAATGAGTTCAGGCAGGTTAAGTTTTAACTCAGACCAGGACCTCATAAGCACCCAGGAAATACTCATAATTATTAGAGGAGAGGTGCCTGTAGGCCTGTGGGCAGTTCCATAGGCCTCTCGGGCTTGCTGCCCTTTACTCATGCTCCCCAGTGACCCAGAGGCTGCTTGAATGCTATGTCTGTAAAAGAttggggtgtgtgttgggggatggggtgtTGGCTCACCTCTGGGGGCTGCCAGTCAAGGATGTGGTCAATGTCCATGGACTTCCGGAACTCCATGTACTGAAAGGGAGAGAGGTAAGGCCCTGTTGGGCTCCCAGGAGCTCCAAAGAGGGAATGGAGATGGGGGTTTGAGGTGCGGATTGCCCCCCACAAAACCCTTCCCAAATCTCCAGGGGTGGACAGGTCTCACCTTGCGGAGCATGGCCTCTGATTTCTGCAGGTCGAAATTCCGAGCTGTgtaaagatggaaggaaggtgtgaggcagaagagaggctGCCTTGTAGTCACTTTGTCCTGGTCCTGGGCTGTGAGGAGCTATGCATGGCACTGGGGGCCTGGGTAGGACTTTCCTTCCCTgcaacctcccctcccctcgaTCTGAACACGTGAAGCAAGACGGTGTGATTGGATCCTGAGACACAGGAGTGTTCCGGAGCAGTTGGGACCAGGCCCCTTTCACTGCCCCTCACCCTGatctcccccacctctgccctcacCTCTGAGCCAGCGCAGAAGGAAATAGTCATCAGGATTGGGCAGGGCAGGCAACACGTCCTGCACATTTTCTCGGAACTGGAAAGGGAGATGCTGGTTAAAGTGGCTTTTGCACTGAACCTTGGCCCCCAGACTCATTAACTGTTTTCATCATCCCTTCTCTTCCACATGCAGTCTGGCCCATGACggtggaaggatgggtggatggatggataggatGAGAGATGGGTATATGGATAGATGGGCAGATGAGTAAATCCTGAGTAAATTGATAGaaagaagaatggatggatgaatgttTGGATGGATGAGTCGGTGAGTggatggagaaagaaggaaggagaaaccaAAGGAtgaa from Ursus arctos isolate Adak ecotype North America unplaced genomic scaffold, UrsArc2.0 scaffold_34, whole genome shotgun sequence encodes the following:
- the SEC14L3 gene encoding SEC14-like protein 3 encodes the protein MSGRVGDLSPKQAETLAKFRENVQDVLPALPNPDDYFLLRWLRARNFDLQKSEAMLRKYMEFRKSMDIDHILDWQPPEVIQKYMPGGLCGYDRDGCPVWYDIIGPLDPKGLLFSVTKQDLLKTKMRDCERILHECDLQTERLGKKIETIVMIFDCEGLGLKHFWKPLVEVYQEFFGLLEENYPETLKFMLIVKATKLFPVGYNLMKPFLSEDTRRKIVVLGSNWKEGLLKLISPEELPAQFGGTLTDPDGNPKCLTKINYGGEIPKSMYVRDQVKTQYEHSVQINRGSSHQVEYEILFPGCVLRWQFSSDGADIGFGVFLKTKMGERQRAGEMTEVLPSQRYNAHMVPEDGSLTCSEAGVYVLRFDNTYSFVHTKKVSFTVEVLLPDEGMQKYDKELTPV